The sequence TTCGGCGGTTAAACGCCCTCTTTTCGGAACGTCAACATCCCGACTTGaacccaaaggctcttttaagagccacccACATCCGCTTGAAAAAGGCCAATTCCATAGTCGTAGGAAGATTGTAGATGTCCCCTATTTAGTAAGAAACCATGAGCCACTCTGAGTGGACAGGGAGTGTTAATGACAGGTGTGTATGttcagtgtagctcagttggtagagcatggtgtttgcaacgccagggttgcgggttcgattcccacggggggccaggccagaaaaaaaaaagtatgtcgctctggataagactaaAATGTCTATGTAGAAAGTGTGGGATTTAGAGGCACCCAACATAAAGCCACCGTGAGTCGGAAGACGTGGCTGGAGAAGAACGGGATGTCTGACGGCTCCCTTTTTGAAACACACAATTCCCCACCAGTGACAGAGCATAGACGCTATGGAGTAGGGGGAGGTAGGGCGCGCAGGTCTTTGTTAGGGAAGCAAGCCTCTGAGTGGAAGGCTCTGACGCGCACTCAGCTCCACTGGGCAAATGGCAGGGGCGTGTCCACGGCCGCTAAATTTGCTTAGCTTCCTCTTCATAAGACGGGAAAGCGCCCTCCACCCCCTCATTCGTTTCTGAGAAGCAACGAGACATCAGCATCATGCCCGAGCCAGCAAAGTCCGCGCCCAAGAAGGGCTCCAAGAAAGCCGTCACCAAGACCGCAGGGAAAGGCGGCAAGAAGCGCCGAAAGTCGAGGAAGGAGAGCTACGCCATTTACGTGTACAAAGTGCTGAAGCAGGTCCACCCCGACACCGGCATCTCCTCCAAGGCCATGGGAATCATGAACTCGTTCGTGAACGACATCTTCGAGCGTATCGCCGGAGAGTCCTCTCGCCTGGCCCACTACAACAAGCGTTCCACCATCACCTCCAGGGAGATCCAGACGGCCGTGCGCCTGCTGCTCCCCGGTGAGCTGGCCAAGCACGCAGTGTCCGAGGGCACCAAGGCCGTGACCAAGTACACCAGCTCCAAGTAAACAGCCCATTCGGAGTGCTGTACTaacccaaaggctcttttaagagccacccACCCTGTCAGTGAAAAAGCAAATCCATCAGGAACAAATGAATGTGTAGGTAGGCTGCGTTACACGGACATTATATCATTTAGTGGGGGGGTTGGCGCCTTTTTAGGTGTCTTTGTCTGCAGGACATGTCAAACAGGGGTGACATCAATTCCAGGTGAAAGGTGTtattgtggaataagtcaatagAAGATATGGCCCTAATGATGCTGACCTGAAAAGAGGCCCTATCCAGTGGAGGAAGACTAGAATAGGAATGTGGGATTCCACTAGTGCTCCAATGACTATACAACAGGGAGGAGAATAAACAAGTGCAgacaactagagagagagagagagagagagacactcccTAGGCCTATATCAGGGCCACCAAGCACATGGGGCGCCAGCCTCCATAGCGCCGGCcgggcaaacagacagacagacaccaagaCCCACAGACACAAAGACCGGCACGAGTCACGCTgcggagtcagagagagagagagagagagactacctatcagaagaaaaaaaaaacaccaaggaaacacacacacacacacacagtacaagtaAGCATGTCGTTGgacaatgtgtatatatatatatagtgtgcgTCCTGGACACATGACGAATACAACTTGAAACTTGGAGTACAACACTAGTCTCAGCCAGGCCTCACAAGTGCATGTGTTTTAAGGTCCCCAAAAGAGCTCTCCTTTAAAACACCCAGGACCACATCAGGGGACGGCAAACCATTTGATTGCCTTGCCAGACATCTCGGCTCACTACACAATCAATGGTGCTCGCAATAGGATGCACTTTTAGGCCATTTAGGAGACAAATAGCACAGGAAAACCAGTGCGCACAGCTCCAGCCGGCAGTCGAACGGTGAGGTTTTGAGCGAGTTGCAACAACATGCACGGGGCTTCTGCAGCCCACATGACTTTATTCTGAACGGAGACAAGTCTGCTCACTGGGCCGTTAGCTTTTGGACCAAAAACACGGCTCCGTCGGTGACTTTTGGGCCGATATTGGCGACCAGAAAACACAAGTGAAAGAGCATTTGGCCAGCCCGGAGAAGCCGAGCTGGGTGGCTTGAGTCTACATGGTTCTCATGTCGCGTTTAAGGCCAGCCCCCTGCACGGTGTGGAGCTTCAATAGCGCAGAGCAGCGTCTACAGCAAACTACTCCTCACAGACTACCGTAGTgttcagtaagtgtgtgtgtttaccggACCAAGCGAGAGACATGGCAGAAGTCGCACCAGCACCCGCCGCCGCCGCGCCGGCCAAGGCACCCAAGAAGAAGGCAGCAGCCAAGCCCAAGAAAGCGGGACCCAGCGTAGGGGAGCTCATCGTCAAGGCGGTGTCCGCCTCCAAGGAGAGGAGCGGCGTGTC is a genomic window of Salmo trutta unplaced genomic scaffold, fSalTru1.1, whole genome shotgun sequence containing:
- the LOC115190160 gene encoding histone H2B is translated as MPEPAKSAPKKGSKKAVTKTAGKGGKKRRKSRKESYAIYVYKVLKQVHPDTGISSKAMGIMNSFVNDIFERIAGESSRLAHYNKRSTITSREIQTAVRLLLPGELAKHAVSEGTKAVTKYTSSK